CTGACTCTTGCAATCCCTCCTCCATGTCCCTCCTGGAGAGGCCGGGGAAGCATCCCATGGTCTTCGGAAGGCTGGCACCTCACAAGCCGAGGTGATGCCCCCGTCCAAAACCACtgatccttctttcttcctccccaggTGAAGTGCAGGGACTGTGGAGCTTTTGGGCACAAGACATCCAGCAGCAGGTGCCCCATGAAGCACTGGGGCAGGGCCCTCGACCTCCAGGCCTTGGGCTCCAGGAAGCTGAAGGAGAACATAGAACCATGCAGTCAGCAGGACCAGCAGAACCCTGGGCCCTTGAAGCAGGCTGAGAGGGTGAAGGGAGAGGGACCAAGGTGAGGAGTGGTGCTTGCTACtgtccccagacccagagctgtcCCCAATCCCATGTCTAAGGACATCAGCCCCTGGACACTGTGTGCTGTGCTGTCCTCACACACAGACAGGGGTCGGGAGCCCGACAAAGGAGCTCTCCATCCTCCAGGGTCCACACTTAGGCTACTGAGCTGCCCTTGCTGAATCGGCGAGCGTGTGTGAGTGGTGGGGTGGGTGCCCCTTACCAGGGGACATATGGGAACCTGGCTAATGCCAAGCAGACTTGCCAGAGCCCCCAAATGCTAGTAGTTCCTAGGCAAACCTGGAGTGCTCCCTGGAGGGCTCCCTGGAGTAGGGGGAAGAatggcaggggagggaaaggacGCTGCTGTCTGAGGCCTCAGGCTTGTATCCCAGTTTGAAGACATGAAACTGAGTTCCTTCCACTTCCCACGCTTTGTTGTGCAGGCAAACCCGGCAGAGGGAGGCCCTGCTCCAGAGATTCCCCAGGCGACTCCAAGGTGGGCAGAAGCAAACCTGGAAGGATTGCACAGAATCCTGCAGCTACGTGAGGGTGAGTGTCCCCTGCTTCCTGGCTCCTGTTCTGTCTGGTGGACCCTGATGGGCTTCGTTGCCTTCCTGGGTGACGATTGACCCAACTTCCGTTCTGAGCCGTGTGAGTTCAGGGGGCATCCTCCTCCCCCATTTTCCCTTGCTGTCCATCATGGTGCCTTATTCCTGGGATGTGTGTAcacagtgggtgggtgggtgggagggaacGCACTGGAGGACACTCTTCTCACACATAGAACCCTCGATGGAAGAGCAGGGAACTTTGCTTTGGGACACATTCTCCCACATTGCCCATCAAATCTCGGTAGCCTCTGAAGTGACTCCACAGCGGCAGGATTCCTGTGCTCTCCGGAGCGCAGTAGATGGTCCGCTGGAGGAACCGTAGATGTTTTTGCAGAAgctttctctgttcctccccgAGAGAAAAAGGGTATCCAGGAGATCCCGTCGAGTAGTTATTCCTGACCACCCCTGAGCTGTGGTCCTACCTCCTGTGTACACAGAACCCTTTCCTGTCTTCCACTGCTGAACTGAACATACTAAGGTCTTGGGGTTTTGTgagtttcttggttttccttcagGGCAATGTTGTCTTGGTGGTGAGGAAAAACTAATGCGCATTTCCGCGTGTTCCTTTTCCCACAGCGCCCACACATGCCGATGCCCGTCTATACCACCAAGAGAGTGTCTGTCCTGGAGCCCCCCCTCCCATGGGAGCCACCTACCCAGCCCGCTGACATGAGAGTTGGGTGTCACTCAGCGGATCCTCTCAGAAGCCCTTCAGGGAGCGTCTTCCCCCCTGGTGCACGACATGAGGCACAGCGAGTGGTGACGCCCGACAGACCCCTGGCATGCCAACCCTATGCCAAGGAGGGTGGCCTGGTTGTCCATCTGTCAGGAAACAGGCCCCGAGGAGACTCCCTTGAAGTTCCCCAGGCTGTGTCCAAGGTAGATGGCGTGCACCATGTCCAGGCACCAGCCAAGTTTCCTGAGGAGAATGCACGTCCTAACGCAAGCCACGGTATGGTTCAGACTTTCCAAAACCACCTCAAGACAGCAGGCAAGAGAGGTGTCCAGATCTCTCTAGAGACGGGCCTGAACCCCCGAAAGAGAGCACGCTGGAGCCCCTTCCAGCACCACCACAAGAGCATACAGGAAAGCCATCTGGGGGCTTCGGAGAGTCTGTGTCCTCCTGCAAAGAGAAGTGCATGTGGACCCCCAGCGGCACCCCTACTGACTGGGAAGACACCTGCCCCAGTGCAAGTCATCGACCTGCAGCCTGCACACCCCCGACCTCTCCTGGAAACGGTCCAGGCATGCATCGAAACCCCACGTCCACTTTCCAAGCCCGCCCCTGGCAAGTCCCTGAGAATGGTCTTCACGAGATTGGACAAAGCCTGCTGGAGCTCCAGGTTCCTAGCACCTCCCTTGCTCCATCCCGCTGAGAAGTCAGCCCCTCCTGGTCAGGGCCCTCCTGTCATTCAGAAATCCGAGGGATTCTTTGGTCACGGTCACGTCCCTGTGAGTGTCCTCCATGAGGACCTGCAGGTGTCCTCGTCCTctgaagacagtgagagagagtgagacagcgCATGGCCTCAGAGACTTGTCCTCCAGCCCAGGGGAACCCGAGGAGGTGTCTGTTGAATGGAGGACAAGTCACAGTCCTGGGCTGATGTGTGGAATCAGCacttcctcagctgcagtggatgGAAACGGTGGAGTCCTCATCATGCTGGGTGTCCTGCTTTTGGGGAGCATGCACGTGCAACCCGAACACACACTCATCATGTAAATAGATGTGACCTTTCAAAAGGTACTTACCCACTGGGATGTCAAGCTTGCTTTACTTAAAGACATTCTCTATGAAATTGAGTGAAATGATGCTGATAAATGGtaaatacaaatgtaaatttaACCTAGGACCTAAACCTGTATTTGGTTTACAAATATCTGAATTGGGAGATTCTGGGTGAAGGCCCCACCTGCAAAGAGTGACTCAGTGTTTTCTCCGGAGATGAGATTTTCTTAACTCTGTGATGTGATTTTTGTGGAAATTGTCCTGGGGAATATTTTACCTGGTTTGCTTCTTTTTGTGATTAAATGTTATTCCAAAATTGTGTGTAGCTGATGTACCCTTAATAAATTTTCCCCAGCTATGACTTAatgtgcatgttttttttttcccttagcattTCAGATCCTTTCTGTAACGATTTTAATTCCTCTAAGCTTGATTACCTAAGAGGAAAGTTATCGAGTTTTAATATACCTGTATGCAGGAATTCTACTTGAAGAAATGGACATTTTGTTGTCTTTCTGAGACATGAACATTTGGATGTACTGCCCTGCAGGTGACTTTGTAGGATCTAGGGCTTCTTAGACAGTGAGGATCGCAGGCACACCCTGCTCTCCTGCATGAATGGATGCCTAGACCACATAGTTTCCCTTGCTCCCTGTGTACGTGCCACATGCACTGCATGAGGCCTCAGTCCCACTTTAGTGTCTCATGGGATCAGGTGGTCAGTTTTCCTGTGTTCATATTCTGGAATCCCCCTTGCGGTAATGGATACTATTGCTGCCTTTCTGAAGCCTGGACATTGGGATTTACTGCCCTCCAGATGATTTCCCAAGGCAACAACATTTGACACTCTGGTAGGTGGTGGTCCAAATATCACACCAGTCCCAGgctctgtttcctctctccctcaggAGAATCTCTGATGAGGAACAAGGGAAAAAACCCTCATATATGTAGAGAGATTTCTTTCTTGGGAAGAGCCACTGAgtgctcctgcctccccacaGAGCACCTGTTTGGGGAATGCTCCCCCCCTCTCTGCAGATCTCTGCAGCTAGAATGCAGGGAACTACTGGTTGAGCACACAAGGTCATTGAACCTCAGAGGGAAGTACAGAAGCCATAGTGTGGGACACCCCAAACCCTCCACACCTGTTATCCACACCTGTGATGCAGTCTTTGTGCAACCCGGGCCAGAGTCTGGTTGCTTTAGCGTGAGGCTCCTGTCTCATGCCCTGTCTCATGGACTCTGACGAAAACATAGCATCATGGCTTTTGATTTCTGGCAACTCAAGGAGTATAGGAACAAAACAAATCATTTTCTACTTTCTGGAATCCTGTGGGGATCACAGACGTCAAAGATTAGAAGGGCCTGTGATCGATGGGACTCTGGGACTGAAACTATGGAGGTAGACTACATGTTCTTGGCTCTGCCAAGGCAGGGCATAGGGGCGAGGAGGTAGACAGCCTGGACCAGGGGCATGGATGCCGAGTTCTCTGGCTGGACAATGATGCCATTGGCAGTGATGCAAAAGCTCCGTTGAACAAGTCTGGCTGAGGGCTGTCCTCTTCTCTCTAATAGCCTCTGGTGACTTTCTGCTTCCCTTGTGTCAACCAACCAGACAAAACCCATCTTCTCAAATGTCAATCCAGTCtagtccagatataaaaactaAGAAACAGTTAAATGTTCGACACACTGGTATGGAATTTGGAAATACGAGCAGGGTGCCCTCACGCGAAGTCATCCTGGAGTCATTTTGGTGGCAGGGATAGTAGGATT
The DNA window shown above is from Neovison vison isolate M4711 chromosome 11, ASM_NN_V1, whole genome shotgun sequence and carries:
- the LOC122890407 gene encoding putative protein FAM90A14P, yielding MSLKEVGQMAGSQTQLEPYRQLKAQKGKRPPRAPLAPRAPGPEEEDPRVKCRDCGAFGHKTSSSRCPMKHWGRALDLQALGSRKLKENIEPCSQQDQQNPGPLKQAERVKGEGPRQTRQREALLQRFPRRLQGGQKQTWKDCTESCSYVRRPHMPMPVYTTKRVSVLEPPLPWEPPTQPADMRVGCHSADPLRSPSGSVFPPGARHEAQRVVTPDRPLACQPYAKEGGLVVHLSGNRPRGDSLEVPQAVSKVDGVHHVQAPAKFPEENARPNASHGMVQTFQNHLKTAGKRGVQISLETGLNPRKRARWSPFQHHHKSIQESHLGASESLCPPAKRSACGPPAAPLLTGKTPAPVQVIDLQPAHPRPLLETVQACIETPRPLSKPAPGKSLRMVFTRLDKACWSSRFLAPPLLHPAEKSAPPGQGPPVIQKSEGFFGHGHVPVSVLHEDLQVSSSSEDSERE